The bacterium sequence CGATGTAGGAATGATCGAGTGCGAAGTAGGGCGAACGGTTGCGAATGAAACGCGGTAGATCAAGATCGTTGGGGACGTACTCGATCAGCACGAGATCCGGCGTGTACTTGAGCAGCTTCTCTTCGAGCGTTGCGACCTCCATCGTCGTGTTGTACCCGGGAACGCCCGCATTGATGACTTCCCAGGCTCTGTCGGGACGAGATTGGGCGAGGTCCTCTCGCAGAAAGGAAAGGTAGTAGTCTCGATCACCGACGCCGTAGCCGAACATCACCGAATCGCCGATTCCTACGATGCGAACAGAATTGGCCGGCAGCTCTTCGCGCACAACCGGCCCGCGGAAGCCATCTTCGTTGATCGTGATGACCGCGCCTTTGTAAAGACCTCGGACGCCCGGGATCAGCTCATAGACGATCTCCGGATTTCGACTGAGTCGGACGATGTTCTTCGTCTTGATCCTGGTTCTCGGATCGTGAATGACCGGTCCCGAACCCAGGCCCTCGAAGGCGTCGATTTCGCGATCATCGTAGTAGGCCATGAGCCGAAATCCGGCTTCGGCGACCAGGAACATCATTGCGAACGAAGTGAGTGACAGGAGGAGCCGAAGGATTAGCCGACTCCATCGTGACCCTAAAGCCATGTGGCCTCGCATCAAAGCAGTTGGAAGCGCACGATAACCGCGTCTGTGACGCGAGTCCAGCGAGCGTCGTCAGGACCTCTGACAACTCGAAGCCAAAATCGATGTGAGCGAGCGCCAAGCTCATACCCTTCTCCACACAGATATTCGTGCCATCCTCGA is a genomic window containing:
- a CDS encoding SGNH/GDSL hydrolase family protein, giving the protein MAYYDDREIDAFEGLGSGPVIHDPRTRIKTKNIVRLSRNPEIVYELIPGVRGLYKGAVITINEDGFRGPVVREELPANSVRIVGIGDSVMFGYGVGDRDYYLSFLREDLAQSRPDRAWEVINAGVPGYNTTMEVATLEEKLLKYTPDLVLIEYVPNDLDLPRFIRNRSPYFALDHSYIGKYVQAIRKGWGHAPDDRLASLPRDSSEIPEEYVHMLGIDGYRNAMSKLARLRAEHGFDVVVLCSLRLPPAVRAIVTELGFPTIEAYDAMEAYLVARGSSMDAHLKSELVVSNSDPHPSPLGHRIITSVILEGLEAQGLFGD